AAGGAAACCAAGGTCAACGACAACAAGGAAGCCATCCGGCTTCTGCGGGAGGCCGACATCTTCGTCGAAGCCCAGTTCATTGTCGGGCTCGACAATGAAACCGAGGAAACCTTGGAAGAAACCTACAAGATGGCGTGGGACTGGCAGCCGGACCTTGCCAACTGGGCCATGTATACGCCCTGGCCGTTCACACCGCTCTTCCAGGAAATCCGAGATCAGGTCGAGGTGTTCGATTTTTCAAAATACAACTTCGTCACACCAATCATGAAGCCCAAAGCCATGACACGCGGCGAACTCTTGAATGGCGTCATGAAGAACTACCGGCGCTTCTACATGCAAAAGGCTTTGTTCCACTACCCGTGGCGCGGTACAGGCTTTCGCCGGCGCTATCTGCTGGGCTGCCTGAAAGCCTTCCTGAAGGCCGGGTTCGCCCGCACGTTCTACGATCTTGGCAAGGCAGGCTACTGGGGGCCGCAGTCCAAGGACAAGGTGCATTTCGACTTCGATGAGAACCGCACATTGGCAGAAGCCCAGGTGGCGGATTGGGAATCGGCGGCCGATCGTGCCGCGCGGGCAGCCGAGCGCCGCGAAGCTCTGCGGCTACAGGGCAAGGAACGGGCGTCAGAGCGCAAGAAAGCCTCAGCCGCGGCAGCGCTTGCCTGCGGTGGCAGCACTGAACAAATGGCGGAGAACGCCTGACATGGACCGGCAGAGCCTTCAGGCCGATGGCATGATCGGCCCGAATGCCTTGACCCAATTCCGCTCCCCCTTGGAAAAACGGGGCGGCCAGGACCTTTTCGAAACGCTCTTGCAGGACGCCCGCATCGCGAGCCTTCCAGATATGAGCGGCCTGATACCTGAAGGCCCGGTGGCGCGTTTTCACAAGACCATGCGGGCCACCCTGCCCGATCTTTCAGCGGAGATATCCAGGGCCGCCGGTGTTGGAACGGCCGACTATGTCTTGAAACACCGGATCCCCGGTCTGGCGCAAACGCTTTTGCAAGTGCTCCCAGCAAGCGTCTCAAAACATCTCTTGGCAAACGCCATTTCAAAAAACGCCTGGACCTTTGCAGGCTCCGGACATTTCGAAATCGCAGGACTCACACCCCTCATCTTTATCCTGAAAGACAACCCGCTGATCGCCGGAGAACACGCCGGTCGTCCGATTTGCCACTGGCATGTGGCTGTTTTCGAACGGTTGTTCCAGGAACTGATCGGCTCGCATGTCCGTGTTACAGAGACCGATTGCGGGGCCTGCGGGGCGGACGCCTGCCGGTTTGAGTTCAATATCTAGAAATGGGTAACACCGGACTGGATCTGGTCGGCTCAGTTCGCGGCCCCGGTGCCTTCAATCGCTGCAAATCGCACACGGGCATCCGGCGCAGACCGCTTGTCCGCGATTTCCAGAATGAGCTTCTTGCGCACAGCCGCTGCGAACGTGTCCGCGCTGTCGGCCGTCACCACAAAGGATCCAGGACCACCGATGATCTCGGAGAAAAACCGGTCTTCCAGATTGTAAGACACCGGACGGCCGGAACAGTGACGGCACAATACCGCAAGACCATTTATGACGATGCCGGAATTCACAACAGCGTCTCTGGCCTCAGTGATGCTTGGCCCGTTCCAGTTGTTGGCGCTGTCCGCCGACAAGTCGATCACCCGCCGCAATCCCTTGTATTCATTGGTGTCGATCAGCTCCTTGCCCTTTAGGAGCGCTGCCCCAATCGCATTGCGGCCAAACGCCTGACGGGGCGGTGCCATCAAACGCTCTGCAAAGAGCTGCGCGGACTGCGGTCCGTCGATCACCATCCAGTCGACCACGACGTCCTGGGAAAACATGTCCGCCCATTCGACATAGGTGATGGCGATCTTGCCATAAGCGTTGTCGGCAATGGCGTTCAGGACCTGCGGGTCAGTTATCGCTTCGGCATAGCCCTGGCGCTGGAACCTGATTTCCGCGTCGTCAATCGACCCCGTCGCGTCTGCCAGAAGCACAAGTTCCAGATCAAGTTCCTCGGACGCAGCAGACACAATCAATCCCTGCAACAAGACAACTATGATCACAATTATCCGCATGGTCTGCATCCTCCGCTACAACTCAGAAGATAGCTAGTGCCTGCTACCGGATCAGAAAGGGAGGCGAATAACATTTGTGCAGGTCCACCGGCCTTGTTCCGTTCAGGGGAATATCGGTCGCTCTCCCGCATCACGCACAAACAAGCCTTTTCTCAGCGTCTTACTGCGGCTGCGGATTTATACTTGTCAGAATTAATCGGCACTGGCCGTAATAAATCGGCACCAGAAAGTCTTAGCCGGGATTATCCGGGAATATGCAGGATTTCGCGGTTTTGATTTTTCAAGAGCAGCGGAACCAAACTCCGCTTGCTGGAAGAGTGCGCGGCTGCCCCGCTTAAAACCCAAATTTTCGAAAACAATTGATCCAAATAAGAACAAGCTGCTCTTTTTGCCTTGATCATTGCCGCCGTACCTTACGCGCTGACCTTTCTATCGATTGGAACCTTTACCCTTGGCTCCGGGCGGTCAATGTTGAGTGTTGGAATTCAGAGAGATCACTGGCGATTTTCTTAGATTGGTGTGCTTTGAAATTGTCGAGGAAAGCAATACCGTAACCTTTGCCTCTTGTGATCATCATCGCCGGTTGCCACGGCCAGCCAATCTGGAAGCGTTTATGAAGTTCATTCCCATTCTGGCTACAACGCTTGTCTCGCTCTTTTGGCCACTTGCGCCTCTAACAGCGCAAACGCCGGCACATCCCGACTACGCAGGCAGCCAGACATGTGTTGGATGCCATGAAGCAGAGGCTGAATCCTGGGCAACGTCTCATCATGCAAAAGCATGGATGGAGCCTTCTGAAACAACCGTCGACGGTGATTTTGGGGGCGTTGAATTCGCGCACCGGGGGCGAACGACCCGGTTCTTTCAAAAGGATGGAGAGTACTTCATTGAAACGACCGACTTTCCTGACGGACCCACAACACTAAAGGTGGTGGGTGTCGGTGGCATATATCCGCTCCAGCAATACCTGATCGAAACCAAGCCGGGACGCCTGCAATCCCTTGACATCGCCTGGGATCAGGACCTGAAGACCTGGTATCACATCTATGAGGGTCAGGAGCTGAAACCGGAAGACGGCTTTCACTGGAGCGGACCTTACAAGAATTGGAATGCCCGCTGCGCCGAGTGCCACGCAACCGGATTTGAAAAAAACTATGATCCGCGCGAGCGCCGCTATTCAAGTATGCAGGCGGAAATCGGTGTCGGCTGCGAAGCCTGCCACGGACCGGGCGAGGCTCATGTCACTTGGGCAGAACATCAAGGTGGAGCGAGCAAGAGCCCGTTCCCGGGTCTAGGACCAACCGGCTTGATGGTGGCCTTTAGCGAAAACAACGCCGAAACAGAAATCCAGCAATGTGCCGGGTGCCATTCCCGCCGGGAAGCCTTTGAGGACGGGAATCCGCTCCCAGGGACACCTTTCCACGATGCCTATCGGCTGGCGCTTTTGCGGAACGGTCTTTATCACGCCGACGGGCAAATCCTGGATGAGGTCTATGTCTATGGCTCGTTCCTCCAGTCCAAAATGTATGACAAGGGGGTGCGTTGCTCCAACTGCCACGAGCCGCACAGCGGAGCGCTGCGCGCGCAAGGCAATGCCATCTGCACCCAATGCCATTCAGAGGCTGGCAACACGCGCTTTCCGAGCTTGACGCTGAAGGTCTATGACGACCCATCTCATCACTTCCATGAAACAGATACTGCGGACGCTCAATGTGTGTCCTGCCACATGATCGAGCGCACCTATATGGGGATCGATGAACGCCGGGATCACTCGTTCCGTGTTCCGCGCCCGGATCTCTCCGCCGCGATCGGGACGCCAAATGCCTGCAACGATTGTCATACAGAAAAAACGCCGGATTGGGCGTCAACAGAGCTCCAAACGCGCTTTCCGGACAGCCCGCACCGCGGCCCCCATTTTGGCGAAGTCTTTCACGCAGCAAGAAACGGAGCTTCCGGGATCGGGCCCGATCTTCTCCAAATTGCCCACCATGCCGCATTTCCAGCAATCGTGCGGGCATCGGCGCTTGACTTGTTGAGTACCAGTGATGGCTCGGACCTGTCCGGTAAAACGGATACCCTTCTTGAAGATGATAGTCCGATTGTTCGGGCCGCAGCGCTGAAACTGCTCCAGAGGTTGCCACCTCAAGCCCGATTGGTTCCGGTGCTGAAGGCCTTGGACGATCCATCAAAGGCCGTTCGGATCGAGGCCGCCCGCCAACTACTCGGGCTGCAAACCGCCCGTTTGCCGGAAAATTCACTTGCAAGCGCCCGATCGGCGTCCAAAGAATGGCAAGCAGCGCTTGCCAACAAGACCGATTTCCCGGAAACGCATATGGTCATCGGTGGGACCAGCCTCGCAATGCGCAACTGGCCGGCAGCAATTGCTGCCTTTACAGAGGTCACACGCCTAGATCC
This window of the Roseibium alexandrii DFL-11 genome carries:
- the bchJ gene encoding bacteriochlorophyll 4-vinyl reductase, with product MDRQSLQADGMIGPNALTQFRSPLEKRGGQDLFETLLQDARIASLPDMSGLIPEGPVARFHKTMRATLPDLSAEISRAAGVGTADYVLKHRIPGLAQTLLQVLPASVSKHLLANAISKNAWTFAGSGHFEIAGLTPLIFILKDNPLIAGEHAGRPICHWHVAVFERLFQELIGSHVRVTETDCGACGADACRFEFNI
- a CDS encoding DUF1194 domain-containing protein; translation: MRIIVIIVVLLQGLIVSAASEELDLELVLLADATGSIDDAEIRFQRQGYAEAITDPQVLNAIADNAYGKIAITYVEWADMFSQDVVVDWMVIDGPQSAQLFAERLMAPPRQAFGRNAIGAALLKGKELIDTNEYKGLRRVIDLSADSANNWNGPSITEARDAVVNSGIVINGLAVLCRHCSGRPVSYNLEDRFFSEIIGGPGSFVVTADSADTFAAAVRKKLILEIADKRSAPDARVRFAAIEGTGAAN
- a CDS encoding multiheme c-type cytochrome; its protein translation is MKFIPILATTLVSLFWPLAPLTAQTPAHPDYAGSQTCVGCHEAEAESWATSHHAKAWMEPSETTVDGDFGGVEFAHRGRTTRFFQKDGEYFIETTDFPDGPTTLKVVGVGGIYPLQQYLIETKPGRLQSLDIAWDQDLKTWYHIYEGQELKPEDGFHWSGPYKNWNARCAECHATGFEKNYDPRERRYSSMQAEIGVGCEACHGPGEAHVTWAEHQGGASKSPFPGLGPTGLMVAFSENNAETEIQQCAGCHSRREAFEDGNPLPGTPFHDAYRLALLRNGLYHADGQILDEVYVYGSFLQSKMYDKGVRCSNCHEPHSGALRAQGNAICTQCHSEAGNTRFPSLTLKVYDDPSHHFHETDTADAQCVSCHMIERTYMGIDERRDHSFRVPRPDLSAAIGTPNACNDCHTEKTPDWASTELQTRFPDSPHRGPHFGEVFHAARNGASGIGPDLLQIAHHAAFPAIVRASALDLLSTSDGSDLSGKTDTLLEDDSPIVRAAALKLLQRLPPQARLVPVLKALDDPSKAVRIEAARQLLGLQTARLPENSLASARSASKEWQAALANKTDFPETHMVIGGTSLAMRNWPAAIAAFTEVTRLDPQLVQAWVFLVRLNLALQNPAAAELALQKALLANPEAQELRALRENSILQ